The Candidatus Binatia bacterium genome includes the window GCCGGTTGGTCGCGCTGACGTCGCGATCAGCGGCGGTGTCATCACGGCGGTCGGCGATCTCAGTGGATTGCCGGCGGCGCAGGTGATCGACTGCGCCGGGAAAACCATCGTGCCCGGCTTCATTGATATCCACTCGCATACCGACTGGCTTCTCCCCGACTCCGACCACGGCTCGCTGATCGAACCGTTCATTCGTCAGGGCATGACGACGCTCGTCGGCGGCAATTGTGGCTTCAGCCCCGCACCCATTACGCCGGTCAACCGTGACGCCGCTCACGAAGCCAGCCGTCTCATCATCGACGGGGCCATCGACATTCGGTGGCAGTCGATGGGGGAATTTCTCAACACGCTTGAACGCGGTGGCGTAGCCCTGAACGTCGCACAACTCGTGGGGCATGGGTCGGTACGCGCCGCTGTAACCGGGCCGCTGAACCCCGCCGTGCCGAGCGCCGACGAACTCCAACGCATGGAGACGCTGACGCGGGAAGCGCTCGACGTCGGCTGTGTCGGTGTCAGCAGCGGGCTTGGATACCCACCCGGCATCTTTGCCGAGGAATCCGAGCTGGCGCATTTCGCCGGCTGGGCCGCACGCGGCGGCAAGATCTTCACCTCGCATCTCAAGGCCTACAGCTGGGTGAGCGGCGCCTACACCACCGACCCGACACAAGAGTTCCACAACCTCTCCGCTATCAAGGAGATCCTGCGCGTCGGCCAGGCCGCCGGCGCTCGCGTCCAGATCAGTCATCTCATCTTCGTTGGGCGCAGCACGTGGCCCAGCTACAGCGACGCCATCCGCCTCATCGAAGACGCGCATCGTGATGGTCTGGATGTCGCCTTCGATGCGTTCCCGTACACTGCCGGCAACACCACCGCCAGCGTGCTCTTTCCGGCGTGGATCCTGCCGCGCTTGGAGGAGGTCCTGGAAAACCCCGAGGAACGCGCCAACCTGCGCGACTTCGCCACTACCGCATTCGCCAGCGTCGGCTTCGGCCTGGCCGACGTGCAGATCATGAAGGCCAACGCCCCCCGCTTCGACCAGTA containing:
- a CDS encoding amidohydrolase family protein; protein product: MDADLKLEGGQVIDGTGAPVGRADVAISGGVITAVGDLSGLPAAQVIDCAGKTIVPGFIDIHSHTDWLLPDSDHGSLIEPFIRQGMTTLVGGNCGFSPAPITPVNRDAAHEASRLIIDGAIDIRWQSMGEFLNTLERGGVALNVAQLVGHGSVRAAVTGPLNPAVPSADELQRMETLTREALDVGCVGVSSGLGYPPGIFAEESELAHFAGWAARGGKIFTSHLKAYSWVSGAYTTDPTQEFHNLSAIKEILRVGQAAGARVQISHLIFVGRSTWPSYSDAIRLIEDAHRDGLDVAFDAFPYTAGNTTASVLFPAWILPRLEEVLENPEERANLRDFATTAFASVGFGLADVQIMKANAPRFDQYNGLRVTDAADRAAMDPFDFYCRLVIESKRNARVLNHTYSGDRGEEEALQAVLRHPLCTIETDTFVTHDGHQNPAAYGTFPRVLSTYVKAGLFSLE